Proteins encoded by one window of Papio anubis isolate 15944 chromosome 7, Panubis1.0, whole genome shotgun sequence:
- the RNASE13 gene encoding probable inactive ribonuclease-like protein 13 gives MAPAVTRLLFLQLVLGPTLVMDIKTQIGKKKFYALNIDYPRVIFPKGFQGYCNGLMSYMRGKVQNSDCPKIHYVIHAPWKVIKRFCKYSDNFCDNYNEYCTLTEDSFPITVCSLNYQQPPTSCYYDSTLTNQKLYLLCSRKYEADPIGIIGLYSGV, from the coding sequence ATGGCACCAGCTGTGACCCGGCTCCTTTTCCTTCAGCTTGTTCTAGGGCCAACTCTGGTCATGGACATCAAGACGCAGATTGGCAAAAAGAAATTCTATGCTTTAAACATTGACTATCCCAGGGTTATCTTCCCAAAGGGTTTCCAGGGCTATTGTAATGGTCTGATGTCCTATATGCGGGGCAAGGTGCAAAATTCGGATTGCCCAAAGATCCATTATGTGATACATGCCCCTTGGAAGGTCATCAAGAGGTTCTGCAAGTATAGTGACAACTTCTGTGATAATTACAATGAATACTGCACGCTCACCGAGGATTCCTTCCCCATCACGGTCTGTTCCCTGAACTACCAACAGCCACCCACCAGTTGCTACTACGATAGCACCCTGACCAACCAGAAGCTCTACCTACTCTGCTCCCGCAAGTATGAAGCTGATCCAATAGGTATCATCGGTCTCTATTCGGGAGTTTAA
- the NDRG2 gene encoding protein NDRG2 isoform X3, whose protein sequence is MAPPNPNAQRSLPTTMWDSTPLFQFGDMQEIIQNFVRVHVDAPGMEEGAPVFPLGYQYPSLDQLADMIPCVLQYLNFSTVIGVGVGAGAYILSRYALNHPDTVEGLVLINIDPNAKGWMDWAAHKLTGLTSSIPEMILGHLFSQEELSGNSELIQKYRNIITHAPNLDNIELYWNSYNNRRDLNFERGGDITLKCPVMLVVGDQAPHEDAVVECNSKLDPTQTSFLKMADSGGQPQLTQPGKLTEAFKYFLQGMGYMASSCMTRLSRSRTASLTSAASIDGNRSRSRTLSQSSESGTLSSGPPGHTMEVSC, encoded by the exons ATGGCACCCCCAAACCCAAACGCCCAGCGATCCTTACCTACCACGATGTGGGACTCAACT CCACTGTTTCAATTCGGGGACATGCAGGAAATCATTCAGAACTTCGTGCGGGTTCATGTGGATGCCCCTGGAATGGAAGAGGGAGCCCCTGTGTTCCCTTTGGG ATATCAGTACCCATCTCTGGACCAGCTTGCAGACATGATCCCTTGCGTCCTACAGTACCTAAA TTTTTCTACAGTAATTGGAGTTGGTGTTGGAGCTGGAGCCTACATCCTGTCAAGATATGCT cTTAACCACCCGGACACAGTTGAAGGTCTTGTTCTCATCAACATTGATCCCAATGCCAAGGGTTGGATGGATTGGGCAGCCCACAAG CTAACGGGCCTCACCTCTTCCATTCCGGAGATGATCCTTGGACATCTTTTCAGCCAG GAAGAGCTCTCTGGAAATTCTGAGTTGATACAAAAGTACAGAAATATCATTACACATGCACCCAACCTGGATAACATTGAATTGTACTGGAACAGCTACAACAA CCGCCGAGACCTGAACTTTGAGCGTGGAGGTGATATCACCCTCAA GTGTCCTGTGATGCTGGTGGTAGGAGACCAAGCACCTCATGAAGATGCAGTG GTGGAATGTAACTCAAAACTGGACCCCACCCAGACCTCGTTCCTCAAG ATGGCTGACTCTGGAGGTCAGCCCCAGCTGACTCAG CCAGGCAAGCTGACTGAGGCCTTCAAGTACTTCCTGCAAGGCATGGGCTACA TGGCCTCATCCTGCATGACTCGCCTGTCCCGGTCTCGTACGGCCTCTCTAACCAGTGCAGCATCCATTGATGGCAACCGGTCCCGCTCTCGCACTCTGTCTCAGAGCAGCGAGTCTGGAACTCTTTCTTCGGGGCCCCCGGGGCACACCATGGAGGTCTCCTGTTGA
- the NDRG2 gene encoding protein NDRG2 isoform X2, with protein sequence MAELQEVQITEEKPLLPGQTPEAAKTHSVETPYGSVTFTVYGTPKPKRPAILTYHDVGLNYKSCFQPLFQFGDMQEIIQNFVRVHVDAPGMEEGAPVFPLGYQYPSLDQLADMIPCVLQYLNFSTVIGVGVGAGAYILSRYALNHPDTVEGLVLINIDPNAKGWMDWAAHKLTGLTSSIPEMILGHLFSQEELSGNSELIQKYRNIITHAPNLDNIELYWNSYNNRRDLNFERGGDITLKCPVMLVVGDQAPHEDAVVECNSKLDPTQTSFLKMADSGGQPQLTQPGKLTEAFKYFLQGMGYMASSCMTRLSRSRTASLTSAASIDGNRSRSRTLSQSSESGTLSSGPPGHTMEVSC encoded by the exons ATGGCGGAGCTGCAGGAGGTGCAGATCACAGAGGAGAAGCCACTGCTGCCAGGACAGACGCCTGAGGCGGCCAAG ACTCACTCTGTGGAGACACCGTATGGCTCTGTCACTTTCACTGTCTATGGCACCCCCAAACCCAAACGCCCAGCGATCCTTACCTACCACGATGTGGGACTCAACT ATAAATCTTGCTTCCAGCCACTGTTTCAATTCGGGGACATGCAGGAAATCATTCAGAACTTCGTGCGGGTTCATGTGGATGCCCCTGGAATGGAAGAGGGAGCCCCTGTGTTCCCTTTGGG ATATCAGTACCCATCTCTGGACCAGCTTGCAGACATGATCCCTTGCGTCCTACAGTACCTAAA TTTTTCTACAGTAATTGGAGTTGGTGTTGGAGCTGGAGCCTACATCCTGTCAAGATATGCT cTTAACCACCCGGACACAGTTGAAGGTCTTGTTCTCATCAACATTGATCCCAATGCCAAGGGTTGGATGGATTGGGCAGCCCACAAG CTAACGGGCCTCACCTCTTCCATTCCGGAGATGATCCTTGGACATCTTTTCAGCCAG GAAGAGCTCTCTGGAAATTCTGAGTTGATACAAAAGTACAGAAATATCATTACACATGCACCCAACCTGGATAACATTGAATTGTACTGGAACAGCTACAACAA CCGCCGAGACCTGAACTTTGAGCGTGGAGGTGATATCACCCTCAA GTGTCCTGTGATGCTGGTGGTAGGAGACCAAGCACCTCATGAAGATGCAGTG GTGGAATGTAACTCAAAACTGGACCCCACCCAGACCTCGTTCCTCAAG ATGGCTGACTCTGGAGGTCAGCCCCAGCTGACTCAG CCAGGCAAGCTGACTGAGGCCTTCAAGTACTTCCTGCAAGGCATGGGCTACA TGGCCTCATCCTGCATGACTCGCCTGTCCCGGTCTCGTACGGCCTCTCTAACCAGTGCAGCATCCATTGATGGCAACCGGTCCCGCTCTCGCACTCTGTCTCAGAGCAGCGAGTCTGGAACTCTTTCTTCGGGGCCCCCGGGGCACACCATGGAGGTCTCCTGTTGA
- the NDRG2 gene encoding protein NDRG2 isoform X1, with protein sequence MAELQEVQITEEKPLLPGQTPEAAKEAELAAQILLDQGQTHSVETPYGSVTFTVYGTPKPKRPAILTYHDVGLNYKSCFQPLFQFGDMQEIIQNFVRVHVDAPGMEEGAPVFPLGYQYPSLDQLADMIPCVLQYLNFSTVIGVGVGAGAYILSRYALNHPDTVEGLVLINIDPNAKGWMDWAAHKLTGLTSSIPEMILGHLFSQEELSGNSELIQKYRNIITHAPNLDNIELYWNSYNNRRDLNFERGGDITLKCPVMLVVGDQAPHEDAVVECNSKLDPTQTSFLKMADSGGQPQLTQPGKLTEAFKYFLQGMGYMASSCMTRLSRSRTASLTSAASIDGNRSRSRTLSQSSESGTLSSGPPGHTMEVSC encoded by the exons ATGGCGGAGCTGCAGGAGGTGCAGATCACAGAGGAGAAGCCACTGCTGCCAGGACAGACGCCTGAGGCGGCCAAG gaggctgagttagCTGCCCAAATCCTCCTGGACCAGGGACAG ACTCACTCTGTGGAGACACCGTATGGCTCTGTCACTTTCACTGTCTATGGCACCCCCAAACCCAAACGCCCAGCGATCCTTACCTACCACGATGTGGGACTCAACT ATAAATCTTGCTTCCAGCCACTGTTTCAATTCGGGGACATGCAGGAAATCATTCAGAACTTCGTGCGGGTTCATGTGGATGCCCCTGGAATGGAAGAGGGAGCCCCTGTGTTCCCTTTGGG ATATCAGTACCCATCTCTGGACCAGCTTGCAGACATGATCCCTTGCGTCCTACAGTACCTAAA TTTTTCTACAGTAATTGGAGTTGGTGTTGGAGCTGGAGCCTACATCCTGTCAAGATATGCT cTTAACCACCCGGACACAGTTGAAGGTCTTGTTCTCATCAACATTGATCCCAATGCCAAGGGTTGGATGGATTGGGCAGCCCACAAG CTAACGGGCCTCACCTCTTCCATTCCGGAGATGATCCTTGGACATCTTTTCAGCCAG GAAGAGCTCTCTGGAAATTCTGAGTTGATACAAAAGTACAGAAATATCATTACACATGCACCCAACCTGGATAACATTGAATTGTACTGGAACAGCTACAACAA CCGCCGAGACCTGAACTTTGAGCGTGGAGGTGATATCACCCTCAA GTGTCCTGTGATGCTGGTGGTAGGAGACCAAGCACCTCATGAAGATGCAGTG GTGGAATGTAACTCAAAACTGGACCCCACCCAGACCTCGTTCCTCAAG ATGGCTGACTCTGGAGGTCAGCCCCAGCTGACTCAG CCAGGCAAGCTGACTGAGGCCTTCAAGTACTTCCTGCAAGGCATGGGCTACA TGGCCTCATCCTGCATGACTCGCCTGTCCCGGTCTCGTACGGCCTCTCTAACCAGTGCAGCATCCATTGATGGCAACCGGTCCCGCTCTCGCACTCTGTCTCAGAGCAGCGAGTCTGGAACTCTTTCTTCGGGGCCCCCGGGGCACACCATGGAGGTCTCCTGTTGA
- the TPPP2 gene encoding tubulin polymerization-promoting protein family member 2, whose translation MASEAEKTFNRFAAFGESSSSGTEMNNKNFSKLCKDCGIMDGKTVTSTDVDIVFSKVKAKNARTITFQQFKEAVKELGQKRFKGKSPDEVLESIYGLMEGKDPATTGATKATTVGAVDRLTDTSKYTGTHKERFDESGKGKGIAGREVMNDNTGYVSGYKGAGTYDKKTK comes from the exons ATGGCATCAGAGGCAGAGAAAACATTCAATCGGTTTGCTGCCTTTGGAGAATCATCAAGCAGTGGCACTGAAATGAACAACAAGAACTTCTCCAAGCTATGCAAAGACTGTGGCATCATGGATGGCAAGACGGTCACCTCCACAGATGTGGACATCGTGTTCAGCAAAGTCAA GGCCAAGAACGCCCGAACCATCACGTTTCAACAGTTCAAAGAGGCAGTGAAGGAACTGGGCCAGAAGCGCTTCAAAGGGAAGAGTCCAGATGAAGTCCTGGAGAGCATTTATGGACTCATGGAGGGCAAGGACCCAGCCACCACTGGCGCAACT AAAGCAACAACAGTGGGTGCAGTGGACCGTTTGACAGACACCAGCAAGTACACCGGCACCCACAAGGAGCGCTTTGATGAGAGTGGCAAGGGCAAGGGCATTGCCGGACGGGAAGTGATGAATGACAACACAGGCTATGTGAGTGGTTACAAGGGTGCTGGCACCTATGATAAGAAGACCAAGTAA